The following coding sequences lie in one Xanthomonas hyacinthi genomic window:
- the dnaN gene encoding DNA polymerase III subunit beta: protein MRFTLQREAFLKPLAQVVNVVERRQTLPVLANFLVQVHDGQLSLTGTDLEVEMVSRIAVDDAQDGETTIPARKLFEIIRALPDGSKITVLQTGDKITVQAGRSRFTLATLPANDFPSVDEVEATERVLVPEAALKELIERTAFAMAQQDVRYYLNGLLFDLHDQTLRCVATDGHRLALCETALENASGAKRQIIVPRKGVTELQRLLDGGDREVELEVGRSHVRVKRDDVTFTSKLIDGRFPDYEAVIPIGADREVKLDREALRAALQRAAILSNEKYRGVRVEVSPGQLKISAHNPEQEEAQEEIEADTKVSDLAIGFNVNYLLDALSALREEFIVIQLRDANSSALVREASSARSRHVVMPLRL from the coding sequence ATGCGTTTCACACTGCAGCGCGAAGCCTTCCTCAAGCCACTGGCGCAAGTCGTCAATGTGGTCGAACGCCGCCAGACCTTGCCGGTTCTGGCCAACTTCCTGGTGCAGGTGCACGATGGGCAGCTGTCGCTGACCGGTACCGACCTGGAAGTGGAAATGGTGTCGCGCATCGCGGTCGACGATGCGCAGGACGGCGAAACCACGATCCCGGCACGCAAGCTGTTCGAGATCATTCGAGCGCTGCCCGATGGCAGCAAGATCACCGTGTTGCAGACCGGCGACAAGATCACCGTGCAGGCCGGGCGCAGCCGCTTCACCCTGGCCACGCTGCCGGCCAACGATTTCCCGTCGGTGGACGAGGTCGAAGCCACCGAGCGGGTGCTGGTGCCGGAAGCGGCACTGAAGGAACTGATCGAGCGCACCGCCTTCGCGATGGCGCAGCAGGACGTGCGCTACTACCTCAACGGCCTGCTGTTCGATCTGCACGACCAGACCCTGCGCTGCGTGGCCACCGACGGCCACCGCCTGGCGCTGTGCGAGACCGCACTGGAGAACGCCAGCGGCGCCAAACGCCAGATCATCGTGCCGCGCAAGGGCGTGACCGAGCTGCAGCGTCTGCTGGACGGCGGCGATCGCGAGGTCGAGCTGGAAGTCGGTCGTAGCCACGTGCGGGTCAAGCGCGACGATGTCACCTTCACCTCGAAGCTGATCGACGGCCGCTTCCCCGATTACGAAGCGGTGATCCCGATCGGCGCCGACCGCGAGGTCAAGCTGGATCGCGAAGCGCTGCGCGCCGCGCTGCAGCGTGCGGCGATCCTGTCCAACGAGAAGTACCGCGGCGTGCGCGTGGAAGTCTCGCCGGGCCAGCTGAAGATCAGCGCGCACAACCCCGAGCAGGAAGAGGCGCAGGAAGAGATCGAGGCCGACACCAAGGTCAGCGACCTGGCGATCGGCTTCAACGTGAACTACCTGCTCGACGCGCTGTCGGCGCTGCGCGAGGAGTTCATCGTGATCCAGCTGCGCGACGCCAACTCCTCGGCCCTGGTGCGCGAGGCCAGCAGCGCCCGCTCGCGCCACGTGGTGATGCCGCTGCGTCTCTGA
- the recF gene encoding DNA replication/repair protein RecF (All proteins in this family for which functions are known are DNA-binding proteins that assist the filamentation of RecA onto DNA for the initiation of recombination or recombinational repair.), giving the protein MHVSRLDFHHLRRFAALELAPAPGLNLITGDNGAGKTTILEAMHLMAYGRSFRGRVRDGLVRQGQDALDVFVEWQERGAEPQQPRRRRAGLRHSGQDWRGRLDGEDVAYLGTLCAALAVVTFEPGSHVLVSGGGEPRRRFIDWGLFHVEPDFLSLWRRYARALRQRNALLKSGGGGAALDAWDHELAEAGEPLTSRREQYLERLLQRLLALGPELAPSLEIQHLQFAPGWRRHEVPLADALLLNRERDRQYGYTSVGPHRADWSLEFATIPGRDALSRGQAKLTALACLLAQAEDYAEQRGEWPVIALDDLASELDQHHQRRVLQRLQSGPAQVFVTATETPQALADMALPIARFHVEHGQALARS; this is encoded by the coding sequence ATGCATGTCTCTCGCCTCGACTTTCATCACCTGCGCCGCTTCGCCGCGCTGGAGCTGGCGCCTGCGCCCGGCCTGAACCTGATCACCGGCGACAACGGGGCCGGCAAGACCACGATCCTCGAGGCCATGCACCTGATGGCCTACGGCCGCAGCTTCCGCGGACGGGTCCGCGATGGCCTGGTCCGGCAGGGCCAGGACGCACTCGATGTGTTCGTCGAGTGGCAGGAACGCGGCGCGGAGCCGCAGCAGCCACGCCGACGCCGTGCCGGACTGCGCCATAGCGGCCAGGACTGGCGTGGCCGGCTCGATGGCGAGGACGTGGCCTACCTGGGCACGCTCTGCGCCGCGTTGGCGGTGGTCACCTTCGAGCCGGGCAGCCATGTGCTGGTCAGCGGTGGCGGCGAACCGCGCCGCCGCTTCATCGATTGGGGCTTGTTCCACGTGGAACCTGACTTCCTGTCCCTGTGGCGCCGCTATGCGCGGGCGCTGCGGCAGCGCAACGCCCTGCTCAAAAGCGGCGGCGGCGGTGCGGCACTGGATGCCTGGGACCATGAGCTGGCCGAGGCCGGCGAACCGCTGACCTCGCGCCGCGAGCAGTATCTGGAACGGCTGTTGCAGCGCCTGCTGGCGCTGGGACCGGAACTGGCGCCGTCGCTGGAGATCCAGCACCTGCAGTTCGCGCCGGGCTGGCGCCGCCACGAAGTGCCGCTGGCCGATGCGCTGTTGCTCAACCGCGAGCGCGACCGCCAGTACGGCTATACCTCGGTCGGACCGCACCGCGCCGACTGGAGCCTGGAGTTCGCGACCATCCCCGGCCGCGACGCGCTGTCGCGCGGCCAGGCCAAGCTGACCGCGCTGGCCTGCCTGCTGGCCCAGGCCGAGGACTACGCCGAGCAGCGCGGCGAGTGGCCGGTGATCGCCCTGGACGACCTGGCCTCGGAACTGGACCAGCATCACCAGCGGCGCGTGCTGCAGCGGCTGCAGTCCGGGCCGGCGCAGGTGTTCGTCACTGCGACCGAGACCCCGCAGGCGCTGGCCGACATGGCGTTGCCGATTGCGCGGTTCCACGTGGAACATGGGCAGGCCCTGGCCCGTTCCTAG